A section of the Girardinichthys multiradiatus isolate DD_20200921_A chromosome 5, DD_fGirMul_XY1, whole genome shotgun sequence genome encodes:
- the mcoln1a gene encoding mucolipin-1a isoform X1: protein MAATGRRDSSAEQAGLFSSQYGTQYGSTDRSCSTHDHQTNSNHNKQNCPTPTADHWVRADQEEEALRRKLKYFFMSPCDKYHAKGRKPYKLVLQLLKIVIVTVQLAFFGISNQVAVTFKEENTMTFKHLFLKDYDQSSDDSLAVYTQQDVYDHMFYTVEKYLTLPETTVGRYAYVYDIGVNGSALSLCQQYYKKGQIDPANDTFNIDPHIVTDCIGVNPLSVPNTQLTSSYKNFTLKFHKLINVTIQFQLKAINIQTIINNEIPDCYTFHITIVMDNKAHSGKVKIWLENQATIKECKDPSVSGHAESYTRVTFDMAVSLVCLLSLLLCGRSLLRGIMLQQEFVQYFKETLARKVCWADRLEFINGWFILLIISDIFTITGSIIKIGIESKTMSSYDICAILLGTSTLLVWVGVIRYLTFFQKYNILIITLRAALPNVIRFCCCVAVIYLGFCFCGWIVLGPYHVKFRSLSMVSECLFSLINGDDMFVTFSEMQESSTLVWVFSQLYLYTFISLFIYMVLSLFIALITGAYETIKHQTQESIHITDLHAFIAECTDAPTSGKFRGMETSPCSFFCCCDRTTTYEDVLLVN, encoded by the exons ATGGCAGCGACAGGACGCCGGGACTCCTCTG CAGAACAAGCAGGCCTGTTCTCCTCTCAATATGGGACCCAGTATGGCTCCACAGATAGAAGCTGCAGCACGCATGATCATCAGACAAACAGCAACCACAACAAGCAGAACTGTCCCACACCAACGGCAGACCATTGGGTCAGGGCCGACCAAGAGGAGGAGGCCCTTCGCAGGAAGCTGAAGTACTTCTTCATGAGCCCCTGTGATAAATATCATGCAAAGGGCCGCAAGCCGTACAAGCTGGTCCTGCAGCTGCTCAAGATTGTCATTGTCACAGTTCAG CTAGCCTTCTTTGGCATCAGTAACCAGGTGGCCGTCACCTTCAAGGAGGAGAACACAATGACGTTCAAGCACCTCTTTCTCAAAGACTACGATCAGTCTTCAGATGACTCATTGGCTGTTTACACCCAGCAGGACGTCTATGACCACATGTTTTACACTGTAGAAAAG TATCTCACCTTACCGGAGACCACAGTGGGGCGCTACGCGTACGTCTATGACATCGGTGTGAATGGCAGCGCCCTCTCCCTCTGCCAACAGtactacaagaagggacagattGATCCAGCCAATGATACGTTCAACATAGACCCTCACATTGTCACAG ACTGCATCGGTGTGAATCCTCTGTCTGTCCCCAATACTCAGCTCACCAGCAGCTACAAAAACTTCACGCTCAAGTTCCACAA gttgaTTAATGTCACTATACAGTTTCAACTGAAGGCCATCAATATACAGACTATCATCAACAATGAGATCCCAGACTGCTACACTTTCCACATTACA ATAGTGATGGACAACAAGGCTCACAGTGGCAAGGTGAAGATCTGGTTAGAAAACCAGGCAACAATAAAGGAATGTAAAGACCCAAGTGTCTCTGGACATG CTGAGAGCTATACACGTGTAACGTTTGACATGGCTGTTTCTCTGGTGtgcctgctgtctctcctgcttTGTGGACGGTCCCTGCTGCGGGGCATCATGCTGCAGCAG GAGTTTGTTCAGTACTTCAAGGAGACTCTGGCTCGTAAAGTGTGCTGGGCAGATCGGCTTGAGTTTATCAATGGCTGGTTTATTCTTCTCATCATCAGCGACATCTTTACCATCACAGGCAGTATCATCAAAATTGGCATCGAATCAAAG ACCATGTCATCCTATGACATCTGTGCCATCCTACTGGGGACCTCCACTCTTTTGGTGTGGGTGGGAGTCATTCGCTACCTCACGTTTTTCCAAAAGTACAAC ATTCTCATCATCACACTCCGAGCAGCATTGCCCAATGTGATTCGTTTCTGCTGCTGCGTAGCTGTCATCTATCTGGGCTTCTGCTTCTGTGGCTGGATCGTACTCGGACCGTACCACGTTaag TTTCGCTCTCTGTCGATGGTGTCGGAGTGCCTGTTCTCCCTCATTAATGGGGACGACATGTTTGTGACGTTCTCGGAGATGCAGGAGAGCAGCACTCTGGTGTGGGTGTTCAGCCAACTCTACCTCTACACCTTCATCTCCCTGTTTATCTACATGGTCCTGTCTCTATTTATCGCTCTCATCACAGGAGCCTATGAGACCATTAAG CACCAAACCCAAGAATCGATCCACATCACAGATTTGCACGCCTTTATAGCAGAATGTACAGATGCAccaacctctgggaagttcagGGGGATGGAAACGTCTCCCTGCtccttcttctgctgctgtgacAG AACAACAACATATGAAGACGTTTTGCTGGTAAACTGA
- the mcoln1a gene encoding mucolipin-1a isoform X2 has translation MAATGRRDSSEQAGLFSSQYGTQYGSTDRSCSTHDHQTNSNHNKQNCPTPTADHWVRADQEEEALRRKLKYFFMSPCDKYHAKGRKPYKLVLQLLKIVIVTVQLAFFGISNQVAVTFKEENTMTFKHLFLKDYDQSSDDSLAVYTQQDVYDHMFYTVEKYLTLPETTVGRYAYVYDIGVNGSALSLCQQYYKKGQIDPANDTFNIDPHIVTDCIGVNPLSVPNTQLTSSYKNFTLKFHKLINVTIQFQLKAINIQTIINNEIPDCYTFHITIVMDNKAHSGKVKIWLENQATIKECKDPSVSGHAESYTRVTFDMAVSLVCLLSLLLCGRSLLRGIMLQQEFVQYFKETLARKVCWADRLEFINGWFILLIISDIFTITGSIIKIGIESKTMSSYDICAILLGTSTLLVWVGVIRYLTFFQKYNILIITLRAALPNVIRFCCCVAVIYLGFCFCGWIVLGPYHVKFRSLSMVSECLFSLINGDDMFVTFSEMQESSTLVWVFSQLYLYTFISLFIYMVLSLFIALITGAYETIKHQTQESIHITDLHAFIAECTDAPTSGKFRGMETSPCSFFCCCDRTTTYEDVLLVN, from the exons ATGGCAGCGACAGGACGCCGGGACTCCTCTG AACAAGCAGGCCTGTTCTCCTCTCAATATGGGACCCAGTATGGCTCCACAGATAGAAGCTGCAGCACGCATGATCATCAGACAAACAGCAACCACAACAAGCAGAACTGTCCCACACCAACGGCAGACCATTGGGTCAGGGCCGACCAAGAGGAGGAGGCCCTTCGCAGGAAGCTGAAGTACTTCTTCATGAGCCCCTGTGATAAATATCATGCAAAGGGCCGCAAGCCGTACAAGCTGGTCCTGCAGCTGCTCAAGATTGTCATTGTCACAGTTCAG CTAGCCTTCTTTGGCATCAGTAACCAGGTGGCCGTCACCTTCAAGGAGGAGAACACAATGACGTTCAAGCACCTCTTTCTCAAAGACTACGATCAGTCTTCAGATGACTCATTGGCTGTTTACACCCAGCAGGACGTCTATGACCACATGTTTTACACTGTAGAAAAG TATCTCACCTTACCGGAGACCACAGTGGGGCGCTACGCGTACGTCTATGACATCGGTGTGAATGGCAGCGCCCTCTCCCTCTGCCAACAGtactacaagaagggacagattGATCCAGCCAATGATACGTTCAACATAGACCCTCACATTGTCACAG ACTGCATCGGTGTGAATCCTCTGTCTGTCCCCAATACTCAGCTCACCAGCAGCTACAAAAACTTCACGCTCAAGTTCCACAA gttgaTTAATGTCACTATACAGTTTCAACTGAAGGCCATCAATATACAGACTATCATCAACAATGAGATCCCAGACTGCTACACTTTCCACATTACA ATAGTGATGGACAACAAGGCTCACAGTGGCAAGGTGAAGATCTGGTTAGAAAACCAGGCAACAATAAAGGAATGTAAAGACCCAAGTGTCTCTGGACATG CTGAGAGCTATACACGTGTAACGTTTGACATGGCTGTTTCTCTGGTGtgcctgctgtctctcctgcttTGTGGACGGTCCCTGCTGCGGGGCATCATGCTGCAGCAG GAGTTTGTTCAGTACTTCAAGGAGACTCTGGCTCGTAAAGTGTGCTGGGCAGATCGGCTTGAGTTTATCAATGGCTGGTTTATTCTTCTCATCATCAGCGACATCTTTACCATCACAGGCAGTATCATCAAAATTGGCATCGAATCAAAG ACCATGTCATCCTATGACATCTGTGCCATCCTACTGGGGACCTCCACTCTTTTGGTGTGGGTGGGAGTCATTCGCTACCTCACGTTTTTCCAAAAGTACAAC ATTCTCATCATCACACTCCGAGCAGCATTGCCCAATGTGATTCGTTTCTGCTGCTGCGTAGCTGTCATCTATCTGGGCTTCTGCTTCTGTGGCTGGATCGTACTCGGACCGTACCACGTTaag TTTCGCTCTCTGTCGATGGTGTCGGAGTGCCTGTTCTCCCTCATTAATGGGGACGACATGTTTGTGACGTTCTCGGAGATGCAGGAGAGCAGCACTCTGGTGTGGGTGTTCAGCCAACTCTACCTCTACACCTTCATCTCCCTGTTTATCTACATGGTCCTGTCTCTATTTATCGCTCTCATCACAGGAGCCTATGAGACCATTAAG CACCAAACCCAAGAATCGATCCACATCACAGATTTGCACGCCTTTATAGCAGAATGTACAGATGCAccaacctctgggaagttcagGGGGATGGAAACGTCTCCCTGCtccttcttctgctgctgtgacAG AACAACAACATATGAAGACGTTTTGCTGGTAAACTGA